The following are encoded together in the Juglans microcarpa x Juglans regia isolate MS1-56 chromosome 2D, Jm3101_v1.0, whole genome shotgun sequence genome:
- the LOC121248026 gene encoding GABA transporter 1-like, whose protein sequence is MFSEYSSQPPVSSLPPSPTAAAAEKHGEDSVEEAGEVDGRGTWEHAAFHVATTTPAAYAPLPFALASLGWPLGVSSLVSGTLATWYSSLLIASLWRWNGKKQITYRKLAGSIFGFWGYYSIAFFQQVASLGNNIAIQIAAGSSLKAVYKHFSEDGALTLQHFIIFFGAFELVLSQLPDIHSLRWVNSLCTLSTIGFAATTIGVSIYNGKKIDRNTVSYSLQGSSSLKIFKAFNALGVVAFSFGDAMLPEIQNTVREPARKNMYKGVTAAYSIIIVSYWILAFCGYWAFGSEVQAYIVSSLSVPEWTIVMANLFAVIQISGCYQIYCRPTYAYFEERFLSNKANRNVPLRKHFLRLTFTSIYMVLITLIASAMPFFGDFVSICGAIGFTPLDFVFPAIAYLKAGRMPKNTKLRHSVQLLNIAIATWFSAVAVLGCIGAVKFIIEDIKTYKFFHDM, encoded by the exons ATGTTCTCAGAGTATTCTTCTCAGCCACCAGTGAGTTCGCTACCGCCGTCaccaacagcagcagcagcagagaAACATGGAGAAGATAGTGTAGAAGAAGCAGGAGAGGTGGATGGAAGAGGGACGTGGGAGCACGCGGCTTTCCATGTCGCCACCACCACTCCTGCTGCTTACGCTCCCTTGCCCTTTGCTCTTGCCTCTCTCGGTTGGCCCCTCG GTGTGAGTAGTTTAGTGAGTGGAACATTGGCAACTTGGTATTCTAGTCTTCTGATCGCATCGTTATGGAGATGGAATGGGAAGAAGCAAATTACGTACAGAAAACTTGCGGGGAGCATCTTTG GATTCTGGGGTTATTACTCTATTGCATTTTTTCAGCAGGTGGCGTCTTTGGGCAACAACATTGCCATTCAAATTGCTGCTGGGAGCAGCCTTAAG GCAGTTTATAAACACTTTAGCGAGGATGGTGCCTTAACCTTGCagcatttcattattttctttggagCCTTTGAACTTGTTCTCTCTCAGCTTCCTGACATCCACTCATTGAGATGGGTAAATTCATTGTGCACTTTAAGCACGATTGGGTTTGCTGCTACAACCATTGGTGTGTCAATTTATAATG GAAAAAAGATTGACAGAAACACAGTAAGTTACAGTTTGCAAGGGAGCTCTTCTCTTAAGATCTTTAAAGCCTTTAATGCTCTTGGTGTAGTTGCCTTTTCCTTTGGAGATGCAATGCTTCCAGAAATACAA AACACTGTAAGAGAACCTGCAAGGAAGAATATGTATAAAGGTGTAACGGCAGCATACAGTATCATTATCGTGTCTTACTGGATATTAGCCTTCTGTGGATACTGGGCGTTTGGATCAGAAGTCCAGGCTTACATAGTATCTTCTTTAAGTGTTCCTGAATGGACAATTGTCATGGCCAATCTCTTTGCTGTGATTCAAATATCAGGATGCTATCAG ATATATTGCAGGCCAACATATGCCTACTTTGAGGAAAGATTTCTGTCCAATAAAGCTAATAGAAATGTTCCTCTGAGAAAACACTTCCTCCGTCTTACATTCACTTCCATTTACATGGTTCTTATTACTCTTATTGCCTCGGCAATGCCCTTTTTTGGGGATTTTGTGTCCATCTGTGGGGCAATTGGGTTCACTCCACTGGACTTTGTCTTCCCTGCAATAGCATATCTGAAAGCGGGAAGAATGCCCAAGAACACCAAACTTCGCCATTCAGTGCAGCTCCTTAATATTGCAATAGCTACCTGGTTCTCAGCTGTTGCAGTGTTGGGTTGCATTGGTGCTGTTAAGTTCATCATAGAAGATATCAAGACGTACAAATTCTTTCATGATATGTAA